In a genomic window of Methanospirillum lacunae:
- a CDS encoding secondary thiamine-phosphate synthase enzyme YjbQ — protein MKWTKVEISTRSRTEFVDITNKVSDELKKTGVLNGTCNVYMPHTTAGLTINENADPDVTRDLLAGLTRLVPVRGDYRHAEGNSDAHIKASLMGFSLMVPVIDGHLALGTWQGIYFCEFDGPRNRQVLVGVSGE, from the coding sequence ATGAAGTGGACAAAGGTAGAAATCAGTACCAGGTCGAGAACAGAATTCGTTGATATCACGAACAAGGTTTCAGATGAACTGAAGAAAACGGGTGTACTGAACGGAACCTGCAATGTGTACATGCCACACACAACGGCCGGCCTGACCATCAACGAGAATGCAGATCCTGATGTAACGCGTGATCTCCTTGCCGGCCTTACCCGCCTCGTGCCAGTGAGGGGAGATTACCGACATGCAGAGGGAAATTCAGACGCCCACATCAAGGCATCACTCATGGGTTTTTCTCTTATGGTGCCTGTCATTGATGGCCATCTGGCACTTGGTACCTGGCAGGGCATTTATTTCTGTGAGTTCGACGGTCCCAGGAATCGGCAGGTGCTGGTGGGAGTTTCAGGTGAATAG
- a CDS encoding amidohydrolase family protein: MSSIPRTTMNLLFLIVCLSIIIPGPCYAIIPDPQCPNISTYFDSIRSDRDELIPFFSNMPKGGDIHIHLSGAIPPEKLIAIAASHDLLVDPATGQLVDQATNQPYNYTPLGPLVPVSSAYTNATLFTFLVSKWSMAGFSFENQTGHDWFFSTFDLIDPVTYYDGELIASMRDQAASDKIRYLELMTSQTNSDNVRQIVSQVPWDDNLSVLRKNLLDAGLVDICRQKVQTQATYDQVSREHATPEGRNVIVRYTYEALRFYPLKEVFSDLLQAFEIANQSPLVEGVTLVGDESDQYSLKDYDEHMKMVGYLHSVYPDVGITLHAGELTPELVPHADLQDHISEAISTGNTSRIGHGVSIMYEKDREGVLEKMAASHIPVEILLTSNLQILGIDTADHPVSSYLDHDVPVILATDDPGVECTNLTQEFVNLTLNKPRVSYEQIREINLNSIKYSFLPETEKNRMLAELNESLQEYEHGVLAGYKGSPGCETAMTA, encoded by the coding sequence ATGTCATCAATTCCACGAACCACAATGAATCTGCTCTTTCTCATCGTGTGTTTATCCATTATTATCCCAGGCCCCTGTTATGCAATAATACCGGATCCACAATGCCCGAACATATCAACATATTTTGATTCTATCAGATCTGACCGGGATGAACTCATTCCCTTCTTTAGTAATATGCCTAAGGGAGGAGACATACACATTCATCTCTCCGGGGCAATTCCACCTGAAAAACTTATTGCAATCGCAGCCAGTCATGATCTTCTTGTCGATCCCGCAACCGGTCAACTGGTTGATCAGGCAACAAACCAGCCATACAATTATACTCCACTCGGACCTCTTGTCCCGGTATCATCTGCATACACTAATGCAACCCTGTTTACATTCCTGGTATCCAAGTGGTCGATGGCTGGTTTTTCATTTGAAAACCAGACAGGGCATGATTGGTTTTTTAGTACCTTTGATCTTATCGATCCTGTTACGTACTATGATGGAGAACTGATTGCCAGTATGAGGGACCAGGCAGCCTCTGATAAGATCAGGTATCTTGAATTGATGACGTCCCAGACCAATTCTGATAACGTCAGGCAGATCGTCAGTCAGGTTCCCTGGGATGATAATCTCTCAGTGCTGCGGAAAAATCTGTTAGATGCTGGTCTTGTTGATATCTGCAGACAGAAAGTCCAGACCCAGGCAACCTATGATCAGGTGTCGCGTGAACATGCAACACCAGAAGGCAGGAATGTCATAGTCAGATACACCTACGAAGCCCTTCGATTTTATCCGTTAAAAGAGGTGTTCAGTGACCTGCTCCAGGCATTTGAAATCGCCAACCAGTCACCACTCGTAGAGGGAGTTACACTCGTTGGCGATGAATCTGACCAGTATTCGCTCAAGGATTACGATGAGCACATGAAGATGGTGGGATACCTTCATAGTGTTTACCCCGATGTCGGCATTACGCTCCATGCTGGTGAACTGACACCAGAACTGGTGCCTCATGCCGATCTACAGGACCATATCTCCGAGGCCATATCCACCGGGAATACTTCGCGAATCGGACACGGAGTCAGTATCATGTATGAGAAAGACAGGGAGGGAGTGCTGGAAAAAATGGCTGCCTCCCACATTCCGGTTGAGATCCTTCTGACCAGCAACCTGCAGATATTAGGGATAGATACTGCAGATCACCCGGTATCATCATACCTGGATCATGATGTTCCGGTGATTCTTGCAACAGATGATCCCGGTGTCGAATGCACCAATCTCACCCAGGAGTTTGTTAATCTCACGTTGAACAAACCCCGGGTTTCATATGAGCAGATTCGGGAGATAAATCTGAATAGCATCAAGTACAGTTTTCTTCCGGAAACTGAGAAGAACCGGATGCTGGCAGAACTCAATGAGAGCCTGCAGGAGTATGAACATGGAGTTTTAGCCGGATACAAAGGATCTCCTGGATGTGAGACTGCTATGACTGCGTAA